A window of Metabacillus sp. B2-18 contains these coding sequences:
- a CDS encoding replication initiation and membrane attachment family protein, giving the protein MEQHWKELLAIDRYSVKSNSILQDLDRKIITLLYQPLIGSKCFSLFMTLWGELEQNRMWSQETTHHSLMTIMQSNLRDIYQERLKLEGLGLLKTFVTEEDGVKKYVYELQAPVRPTEFFQDGVLNVYLYNRVGKNKFLQLKHFFSDEQKSEGMKDITKSFNDVFDSVRSAEMAGRMNEETIKDLSLEKKREFVSTETRSKLEISDSAFDFDLFFAGLSDALIPHKSITSIVKDVIKKLSYLYGINAIDMKNVVMASIDQDENIDIELLRKSARDWYQFQHGDELPGLVDKVQPPLLRGKKEQKQLTKEEELIFQLERISPKQFLMDVSGGVTPSVGDLQIIEEVMLQQRLEPGVVNVLIYYVMLKTDMKLTRAYVQKIASHWTRKQVKTVKDAMDLAKQEHRQYQQWAEEKTTKKKTENNKKAPIRKEMLPAWLSEETNSDHKDQQELKQKEKHDDKASSVDIEQFELEKKKLFDRIKKYKDNKNNET; this is encoded by the coding sequence ATGGAACAGCATTGGAAGGAATTGCTTGCTATTGACCGTTACTCAGTAAAAAGCAACTCAATTCTACAAGACTTGGATAGAAAAATAATAACATTGCTTTATCAACCATTAATTGGGTCAAAATGTTTCAGTTTATTTATGACTCTTTGGGGAGAGTTGGAGCAAAATCGCATGTGGAGCCAAGAAACAACGCATCATAGTTTAATGACGATTATGCAAAGTAACTTGCGTGACATTTATCAAGAACGTCTTAAATTAGAAGGACTTGGCTTATTAAAAACTTTTGTAACCGAAGAAGACGGTGTGAAGAAATATGTTTACGAGCTACAAGCACCAGTAAGACCGACAGAGTTTTTTCAAGACGGGGTATTAAATGTTTATCTTTATAATCGAGTTGGCAAAAATAAATTTTTACAGTTAAAACATTTTTTCTCAGATGAACAAAAGAGTGAAGGAATGAAGGACATTACAAAGTCGTTTAATGATGTTTTTGACTCTGTTCGTTCCGCTGAAATGGCTGGGAGAATGAATGAAGAAACGATAAAAGATTTATCGCTTGAAAAAAAACGAGAGTTTGTTAGTACAGAAACTAGGTCTAAATTAGAAATTTCAGATTCTGCTTTTGATTTTGATTTATTCTTCGCAGGACTTTCTGATGCTCTCATCCCTCATAAATCTATAACTTCTATTGTTAAGGATGTAATAAAGAAGCTCTCATACCTATACGGCATTAATGCTATTGATATGAAAAATGTTGTAATGGCAAGTATTGACCAGGACGAAAACATTGATATTGAATTACTTAGAAAATCTGCTCGTGATTGGTACCAATTTCAGCATGGAGATGAGTTACCTGGCTTAGTGGATAAAGTACAGCCACCATTATTGCGAGGTAAAAAAGAGCAAAAGCAATTAACAAAGGAAGAAGAGCTAATCTTTCAACTAGAAAGAATATCGCCAAAACAATTTTTAATGGATGTTTCCGGTGGAGTTACTCCTTCTGTTGGTGATTTGCAAATTATTGAAGAAGTGATGCTTCAACAAAGGCTCGAGCCTGGAGTTGTGAATGTATTAATTTATTATGTTATGTTAAAGACAGATATGAAGCTTACGAGGGCTTATGTTCAAAAAATTGCGAGCCATTGGACAAGGAAACAAGTGAAGACTGTAAAAGATGCTATGGATTTAGCTAAACAAGAGCACCGTCAATATCAACAATGGGCAGAAGAAAAGACAACAAAGAAGAAAACGGAGAATAATAAGAAAGCACCTATTCGTAAAGAAATGCTACCGGCATGGTTAAGTGAAGAAACAAATAGTGACCATAAAGATCAGCAGGAATTAAAACAGAAAGAAAAACATGATGATAAAGCTTCAAGCGTGGATATTGAACAATTTGAGTTAGAGAAAAAGAAATTATTTGATCGGATTAAAAAATATAAGGATAATAAAAACAACGAGACATAA
- the nrdR gene encoding transcriptional regulator NrdR, translating into MKCPSCQHNGTRVLDSRPVDEGKSIRRRRECEECQYRFTTFEKVEEFPLIVVKKEGTREEFSREKILRGLIKACEKRPVPLQKLEDVVHDIEKELRNQGVSEVNSEFVGEMVMDRLARIDEVAYVRFASVYRQFKDINVFIEELTDLIKKVR; encoded by the coding sequence ATGAAATGTCCTTCGTGTCAGCATAATGGGACAAGAGTATTAGACTCACGACCTGTAGATGAGGGAAAATCAATTCGACGCCGACGTGAATGTGAAGAATGTCAATATCGGTTTACTACATTTGAAAAGGTTGAGGAATTCCCATTAATTGTCGTGAAAAAGGAAGGGACTAGAGAAGAGTTTAGTCGTGAGAAAATTTTAAGAGGTCTTATTAAAGCGTGTGAAAAAAGACCGGTTCCCCTGCAAAAGCTTGAGGATGTTGTTCATGATATTGAGAAGGAACTGAGAAATCAAGGTGTCTCTGAAGTTAACAGTGAATTTGTAGGTGAAATGGTCATGGACAGGCTTGCGAGAATTGATGAGGTAGCATATGTGAGGTTTGCATCCGTTTATCGTCAATTTAAGGATATTAATGTGTTTATTGAAGAGTTAACCGATTTGATTAAGAAAGTAAGATAG
- a CDS encoding cytosolic protein, whose translation MSFVNKLKDIFSTHQETRENHHNPDLKSHYYKTTNKKALQSVKELIEQTPGMTVTSVSEERGEMSVNVDRPRKAFLIVTVISVRPFETAVDFTATTTTVLPTDFGYSKKLITELYKKLDQKESFVGTGKTRK comes from the coding sequence ATGAGTTTTGTGAATAAATTAAAAGATATTTTTAGTACCCATCAAGAAACAAGGGAAAATCACCATAATCCCGATTTGAAAAGTCATTATTATAAAACAACAAATAAAAAAGCATTACAATCTGTAAAAGAATTAATTGAACAAACACCAGGAATGACTGTTACATCTGTTTCAGAAGAACGTGGAGAAATGAGCGTAAACGTTGATCGTCCAAGAAAAGCTTTTCTTATTGTAACGGTTATTTCTGTGCGTCCTTTTGAGACAGCAGTTGATTTTACAGCGACTACAACAACGGTCCTCCCGACTGATTTTGGATACAGTAAGAAATTAATTACTGAACTTTACAAAAAGCTCGACCAAAAAGAATCGTTTGTTGGAACTGGGAAAACGCGAAAATAA
- the speD gene encoding adenosylmethionine decarboxylase produces the protein METMGRHVISELWGCDFDKLNDMDYIEKTFVNAALKSGAEIREVAFHKFAPQGVSGVVIISESHLTIHSFPEHGYASIDVYTCGDLNPNIAADHIAESLGAQTRENIEIPRGMGPVQVKQAQAKAL, from the coding sequence ATGGAAACAATGGGTAGACACGTAATCTCTGAACTATGGGGTTGCGATTTTGATAAGTTAAATGACATGGATTACATTGAAAAAACATTTGTAAATGCAGCATTAAAATCAGGCGCGGAAATTAGAGAGGTTGCTTTTCACAAATTTGCTCCTCAAGGAGTAAGTGGTGTGGTTATTATCTCTGAATCACATTTGACAATTCACAGCTTTCCAGAGCATGGTTATGCTAGTATCGATGTTTACACTTGCGGTGATTTAAATCCTAACATTGCTGCAGATCATATTGCAGAATCTTTAGGAGCACAAACTCGTGAAAACATTGAGATCCCTAGAGGTATGGGACCGGTACAAGTAAAGCAAGCTCAAGCAAAAGCTCTTTAA
- a CDS encoding glyceraldehyde-3-phosphate dehydrogenase translates to MRANIAINGFGRIGRMVFRYAMMEDINIMAINASYPADTLAHLIKYDTTHGKFQGEVIAHEDHLLVNGQKVLLINERDPEKLPWDVLGIDIVIEATGKFNSREKAMLHVKAGAKKVILTAPGKNEDITIVMGVNENKFDANQHKIISNASCTTNCLAPVIKVIDESFYIKNGLMTTVHAYTNDQKNIDNPHKDLRRARACGQSIIPTTTGAAKALELVLPNMKGKLHGMALRVPTPNVSLVDLVVDVEKPVTVEEVNRAFQFASRGSLKGILDFTTEPLVSIDYNTNPHSAIIDGLSTMVMENHKIKVLAWYDNEWGYSCRVADLTKLVANSMTHLLEV, encoded by the coding sequence ATGAGAGCCAATATTGCAATAAATGGGTTTGGTCGAATTGGGAGAATGGTTTTTAGGTATGCAATGATGGAAGATATTAATATTATGGCGATCAATGCAAGTTATCCAGCTGATACTCTTGCTCATTTAATAAAATATGATACAACTCACGGGAAATTTCAGGGGGAAGTAATTGCCCATGAAGATCATTTACTTGTAAATGGTCAAAAGGTGTTATTAATAAATGAACGTGACCCTGAGAAGCTTCCTTGGGATGTTTTAGGGATTGATATTGTTATTGAGGCAACAGGGAAGTTTAATAGCAGGGAAAAGGCAATGCTCCATGTTAAAGCGGGAGCAAAAAAGGTGATCTTAACTGCACCTGGTAAAAATGAAGATATTACGATTGTGATGGGAGTTAACGAAAATAAGTTTGATGCAAATCAACATAAAATTATTTCGAATGCGTCGTGTACAACAAATTGTCTTGCTCCGGTCATTAAGGTGATAGATGAATCTTTCTATATAAAAAATGGTTTAATGACAACCGTACATGCTTATACAAATGACCAGAAAAACATTGACAACCCGCATAAGGATTTGAGAAGGGCTAGAGCTTGTGGGCAATCCATTATCCCGACAACAACTGGTGCAGCAAAGGCACTAGAGCTTGTTCTCCCAAACATGAAAGGCAAGTTACATGGTATGGCTTTACGAGTCCCAACACCAAATGTTTCATTAGTTGACCTTGTAGTTGATGTAGAAAAGCCTGTTACTGTAGAGGAAGTTAATCGAGCTTTCCAATTTGCTTCAAGGGGCTCTTTAAAAGGGATTCTAGACTTCACGACTGAGCCGTTAGTATCAATTGACTACAATACAAATCCACATTCAGCTATCATTGACGGTTTATCAACAATGGTAATGGAAAATCATAAAATAAAAGTTTTAGCTTGGTATGATAATGAATGGGGTTATTCATGCCGTGTTGCCGATTTAACAAAACTAGTAGCAAATAGTATGACTCATTTATTAGAGGTATAA
- the coaE gene encoding dephospho-CoA kinase (Dephospho-CoA kinase (CoaE) performs the final step in coenzyme A biosynthesis.), translating to MTVVIGLTGGIASGKSTVSNMLKNLGIRVVDADQISREVVELGKPAYQQILSVFGDEILHQDKTINREKLGAIIFGDHSKREQLNKIVHPAVRKEMLNGVEEEKAKNSKAVVLDIPLLFESKLTHMVDKTILVYVDEKTQLKRLMERNGYTEKEAKMRIESQLPLHMKKDLSDEIIDNNGTIEQTEKQLHEILKKLI from the coding sequence GTGACAGTTGTTATCGGTCTAACTGGTGGAATTGCAAGTGGTAAAAGTACAGTTTCAAATATGTTGAAAAACCTAGGAATTCGCGTTGTTGATGCAGACCAGATTTCTAGGGAAGTGGTTGAACTTGGAAAGCCAGCTTATCAACAAATACTTTCTGTTTTTGGTGATGAAATACTGCATCAAGATAAAACCATAAATCGAGAAAAGCTTGGTGCCATTATTTTTGGTGACCATTCAAAAAGAGAACAATTAAACAAAATAGTACATCCCGCAGTTAGAAAAGAAATGCTAAACGGAGTTGAAGAAGAAAAAGCTAAAAATTCAAAGGCAGTCGTTCTTGATATACCATTGCTTTTTGAAAGTAAATTAACTCATATGGTTGACAAAACCATCCTTGTGTATGTGGATGAAAAAACACAGCTTAAACGTCTTATGGAGAGAAATGGATATACAGAGAAAGAAGCTAAAATGAGAATCGAGTCACAGCTTCCATTACACATGAAAAAAGATCTTTCAGATGAAATTATTGACAATAATGGCACGATTGAGCAGACAGAAAAGCAGTTACATGAAATCTTAAAGAAACTAATTTAA
- the ytaF gene encoding sporulation membrane protein YtaF has translation MFQYTSLLLLAFAVSLDSFSVGFTYGMRKMRIPFKSIFIIACCSAATMLGAMFLGELLTRVFPVYITEKLGGFILMLIGAWVLYQFFRPAKEETSVEEETEKMLINFEIKTFGIVINILRKPMTADIDKSGTITGVEALLLGLALSLDAFGAGIGAALLGYSPIVMSLLVACMSSLFVSIGIKSGHIFSKFAWMDKFSCLPGIILIMIGIWKL, from the coding sequence ATGTTTCAATATACATCACTCTTGTTATTAGCGTTCGCAGTTAGTTTGGATAGCTTTTCGGTTGGATTTACGTATGGAATGAGAAAAATGAGGATCCCTTTTAAGTCGATTTTTATTATCGCATGTTGTTCAGCGGCCACGATGCTTGGGGCAATGTTTCTTGGTGAACTTTTAACAAGAGTTTTTCCGGTTTATATAACAGAAAAGCTTGGTGGCTTTATTTTAATGCTTATTGGGGCATGGGTCTTATACCAATTTTTCCGTCCTGCAAAAGAAGAAACTTCAGTTGAAGAAGAAACGGAAAAAATGTTAATTAACTTTGAAATCAAAACATTTGGAATTGTCATTAATATACTTAGAAAACCTATGACGGCAGATATTGATAAATCTGGTACGATTACAGGTGTTGAAGCATTGTTACTCGGGCTGGCATTATCACTCGATGCCTTTGGAGCGGGTATTGGCGCTGCGTTATTAGGTTATTCTCCTATTGTAATGAGTTTACTAGTAGCGTGTATGAGCTCGTTATTTGTATCTATTGGGATTAAATCAGGACATATTTTCTCTAAATTTGCGTGGATGGACAAATTTTCTTGCCTCCCGGGTATTATTCTCATTATGATAGGGATATGGAAACTTTAG
- the mutM gene encoding DNA-formamidopyrimidine glycosylase, whose translation MPELPEVETVRRTLLQLVKGKTINGVNIHWPKIIKKPEEPEQFRDAIIGQTIHDVQRRGKFLKFILDDFVLVSHLRMEGRYGLYQPQEEFDHHTHVIFTFTDHTELRYRDVRKFGTMHLFKKGEEESTLPLSQLGPEPFSKEFTVEYLRGRLAKTERKIKTALLDQSVVVGLGNIYVDEALFRSSIKPDRIASKLTKAEYKILHEQIIKTLEEAVAQGGSTVRSYVNTQGEIGMFQLQLYVYGRTNEPCKKCGKTLTKTVVGGRGTHYCEQCQK comes from the coding sequence ATGCCTGAATTACCAGAGGTTGAAACGGTACGACGAACATTGCTTCAGTTAGTGAAAGGGAAAACGATTAACGGAGTCAATATTCATTGGCCGAAAATCATTAAAAAGCCAGAAGAGCCTGAACAATTTAGAGATGCAATCATTGGTCAAACAATTCATGATGTTCAGCGCAGAGGCAAATTCTTAAAATTTATACTTGATGATTTTGTTCTTGTTTCTCATTTGCGAATGGAAGGAAGATATGGTTTATATCAACCACAGGAGGAATTTGATCATCATACACATGTTATTTTTACGTTTACAGATCATACGGAATTAAGATATCGGGATGTTCGAAAGTTCGGGACTATGCATTTATTTAAGAAGGGAGAAGAAGAAAGTACACTCCCTCTTTCCCAACTAGGGCCTGAGCCATTTTCTAAAGAATTCACGGTGGAATATCTTCGAGGTCGTCTGGCAAAAACTGAACGGAAAATTAAGACGGCTTTGTTAGATCAATCAGTTGTTGTGGGACTTGGCAATATATATGTAGATGAAGCTCTTTTTAGATCAAGTATTAAACCAGATCGTATAGCCAGTAAATTAACAAAAGCGGAATATAAGATTTTACATGAGCAAATCATTAAAACCCTTGAAGAAGCAGTTGCTCAAGGAGGCAGTACTGTTCGCTCATATGTAAATACACAAGGTGAAATCGGTATGTTTCAGCTTCAATTATACGTTTATGGCAGAACAAATGAGCCATGTAAAAAATGTGGAAAAACATTAACAAAAACAGTCGTAGGCGGACGAGGAACTCATTATTGTGAGCAATGTCAAAAATAG
- the polA gene encoding DNA polymerase I produces the protein MTKKIVLIDGNSIAYRAFFALPLLNNDKGIHTNAIYGFTMILMKILEDEKPSHMLVAFDAGKTTFRHKTFQEYKGGRQKTPPELSEQFPFIRELLDAYQISRYELENYEADDIIGTLSKQAEQDGYEVKVISGDKDLTQLVTDKITVDITKKGITDVDSYTPDFVMEKYGLTPEQIIDMKGLMGDTSDNIPGVPGVGEKTAIKLLSEFKTLESVLDSIEKVSGKKLKEKLEENREQALMSKKLATIDCEAPLAITLDEVRYEGFDASKVKEIFKELGFNSLLEKMGEDVAEEEVYEDISFENVTELTSDILTDEAALYVEILEDSYHQADISGVSIINKNGHYYISAELALNSDLFKEWAADETKRKTVYDGKKTTVGLSWKGISLKGIDFDILIAAYLLNPSATFDDVASVAKSHGISIVQADEVVYGKGAKRSIPGEETLSEHLVRKSLAIFDLKEKLIEQLEQNDQSSLLYDLELPLSLILAQMEAEGIAVDVDRLKDMGEHLAEQLNALEKNIYEHAGESFNINSPKQLGVILFEKLQLPVVKKTKTGYSTSADVLEKLEDKHEIVKDILHYRQLGKLQSTYIEGLLKVVHKDTHKIHTRFNQVLTTTGRLSSIDPNLQNIPIRLEEGRKIRQAFVPSHKDWVIFAADYSQIELRVLAHIANDQNLVEAFQNDLDIHTKTAMDVFHVEEDEVTSNMRRQAKAVNFGIVYGISDFGLSQSLGITRKEAGEFIKRYLESFVGVQDYMDDIVADAREKGYVKTLLHRRRYIPEITSRNFNLRSFAERTAMNTPIQGSAADIIKKAMIDMAARLKQEKLQTKLLLQVHDELIFEAPREEVSILEKIVPEVMENAVELKVPLKVDYSYGDSWYDAK, from the coding sequence TTGACGAAAAAAATAGTATTAATTGATGGGAATAGTATTGCCTATAGAGCTTTCTTTGCCCTGCCATTATTAAATAATGACAAAGGTATACATACGAACGCAATTTATGGATTTACCATGATTTTAATGAAAATACTAGAAGATGAGAAGCCGTCTCATATGCTTGTGGCTTTTGATGCTGGTAAAACAACATTTAGACATAAAACATTCCAAGAATACAAAGGTGGAAGACAAAAAACCCCACCTGAGCTCTCAGAGCAATTTCCATTTATTCGAGAACTATTAGATGCTTATCAAATCTCAAGATATGAACTGGAAAACTATGAAGCAGATGATATTATCGGTACTCTTTCCAAACAGGCTGAACAGGATGGCTATGAAGTTAAGGTAATATCAGGGGACAAAGATTTAACTCAATTGGTTACAGATAAGATAACAGTTGATATTACAAAAAAAGGGATAACAGATGTGGATTCTTACACTCCTGACTTTGTGATGGAAAAGTATGGATTAACTCCTGAGCAAATTATTGATATGAAAGGTCTTATGGGAGATACGTCTGATAATATTCCTGGTGTACCGGGAGTGGGAGAAAAAACAGCAATAAAACTGTTAAGTGAGTTTAAAACATTAGAGAGTGTATTAGATTCAATTGAAAAAGTAAGTGGGAAAAAATTAAAGGAAAAGCTTGAAGAAAATCGTGAGCAGGCTTTAATGAGTAAAAAGCTTGCAACGATTGATTGTGAAGCACCCTTAGCAATCACATTGGATGAAGTACGATATGAAGGATTCGATGCTAGTAAAGTAAAGGAAATCTTTAAGGAACTAGGCTTTAATTCTTTATTAGAAAAAATGGGTGAAGATGTAGCTGAGGAAGAAGTATACGAGGATATCAGCTTTGAAAACGTAACAGAGCTTACCTCAGATATACTGACAGATGAAGCAGCACTGTATGTAGAAATACTAGAGGATAGTTATCACCAAGCTGACATAAGTGGCGTTTCAATTATAAATAAAAATGGTCATTATTATATATCAGCTGAACTTGCTCTTAATTCTGATTTATTTAAGGAATGGGCTGCAGACGAAACCAAACGTAAAACAGTTTATGATGGTAAAAAAACAACGGTTGGCTTAAGTTGGAAAGGAATCTCTTTAAAAGGAATTGACTTTGATATTTTAATTGCGGCATATTTATTGAATCCTTCGGCAACATTTGATGACGTAGCTAGTGTAGCTAAATCACATGGCATATCGATTGTACAAGCTGATGAGGTTGTTTATGGAAAAGGAGCAAAACGTTCTATTCCTGGTGAAGAGACTCTTAGTGAGCACCTTGTTCGTAAGAGCTTAGCGATCTTTGATTTAAAAGAAAAGTTAATTGAACAACTCGAACAAAATGATCAATCATCTTTATTGTATGACTTAGAATTACCTTTATCTCTTATTCTTGCACAAATGGAAGCTGAGGGAATAGCTGTTGATGTGGACCGTTTGAAAGACATGGGTGAACATTTAGCAGAACAATTAAACGCTCTTGAAAAAAATATTTATGAGCATGCTGGTGAATCATTTAATATTAATTCTCCAAAGCAGCTTGGTGTTATTTTATTTGAGAAGCTTCAGCTGCCAGTTGTGAAAAAGACGAAAACAGGTTATTCAACTTCAGCGGATGTATTAGAAAAGCTTGAAGATAAACATGAAATCGTAAAGGATATCCTTCATTATCGTCAGTTAGGTAAATTACAATCAACCTATATTGAAGGGTTATTAAAAGTTGTTCATAAAGACACGCATAAAATTCATACTCGTTTTAACCAGGTGCTAACAACAACAGGAAGACTTAGCTCAATCGATCCTAACCTACAAAACATACCGATTCGATTAGAAGAAGGACGTAAGATTCGTCAAGCTTTTGTACCTTCTCATAAAGATTGGGTCATTTTTGCAGCTGACTATTCACAAATTGAATTAAGGGTATTAGCTCATATCGCAAATGATCAAAATTTAGTAGAAGCCTTCCAGAATGATTTAGACATTCATACGAAAACAGCTATGGATGTGTTTCATGTTGAAGAAGATGAAGTGACTTCAAATATGAGAAGACAAGCCAAGGCTGTTAATTTTGGCATCGTATACGGAATCAGTGATTTTGGTCTTTCTCAAAGTTTGGGGATTACTCGTAAAGAAGCCGGTGAATTTATCAAGCGTTATTTAGAATCCTTTGTTGGAGTACAGGACTATATGGATGATATTGTAGCTGATGCAAGAGAGAAGGGTTATGTTAAAACATTGCTTCATCGAAGAAGGTATATTCCTGAAATCACGAGCAGAAACTTTAATCTTCGCAGCTTTGCTGAACGAACAGCTATGAACACTCCAATTCAAGGAAGCGCAGCCGATATTATCAAAAAAGCGATGATTGATATGGCTGCAAGATTAAAGCAAGAAAAGCTGCAAACAAAGCTGTTATTACAGGTGCATGATGAATTGATTTTTGAAGCTCCTAGAGAAGAAGTGTCAATTTTAGAAAAAATTGTTCCAGAAGTAATGGAAAATGCGGTTGAGTTAAAAGTGCCATTAAAGGTGGACTATTCTTATGGAGATTCCTGGTATGATGCAAAATAA
- the hflC gene encoding protease modulator HflC has translation MANDNIVNMEEKKPAFSFKGYLRGGIILLVLIILLVLIFTNLFIVKENEYKVVRQFGEVVKIIEEPGLNFKIPFIQSVTTLPKYQMTYDVEEAEINTKDKKRLIIDNYTVWRISDPKKMISNARSIVNAETKMAEYVFSTVRSELGQLNYDEIINDEKSSRGSLNDKVTEIVNNLLEQGNYGIVVADVRMKRTDLPAENEQSVFTRMISERESTAQGYLSKGDAEKNRIIADTDREVKEMLAKAQADADVIRSEGERDAAKMYNTAYSKDPSFYEMYRTLQLYKQTIDEETVIIIPFNSPYASLLKGVQ, from the coding sequence ATGGCCAATGATAATATCGTGAACATGGAGGAGAAGAAACCTGCCTTTTCATTTAAGGGGTATTTACGTGGGGGCATTATTCTTCTTGTCTTAATTATCTTACTTGTCTTAATATTTACCAATCTTTTTATTGTTAAGGAAAATGAATATAAGGTTGTTCGTCAATTTGGTGAAGTTGTAAAAATTATAGAAGAACCAGGATTAAATTTTAAAATACCATTTATTCAGTCAGTTACAACACTACCTAAATATCAGATGACTTATGATGTTGAAGAGGCAGAAATTAATACAAAGGATAAAAAGCGGTTAATCATTGATAATTATACCGTTTGGCGAATAAGTGATCCTAAAAAAATGATTTCAAATGCAAGATCAATTGTGAACGCAGAAACAAAGATGGCCGAATATGTTTTCTCAACCGTTCGCTCTGAATTAGGTCAATTAAACTATGACGAAATTATTAATGATGAAAAGTCATCAAGAGGAAGCTTAAATGATAAAGTAACTGAAATTGTTAATAATTTATTAGAACAGGGGAACTATGGGATCGTTGTAGCAGATGTGAGAATGAAAAGAACAGATTTACCGGCTGAAAATGAACAGTCTGTATTCACACGTATGATTTCTGAGCGTGAATCAACTGCACAAGGATATTTGTCTAAAGGTGACGCTGAAAAGAATCGAATTATTGCAGATACCGATCGAGAAGTTAAAGAGATGCTAGCAAAGGCACAGGCAGATGCTGATGTGATTCGAAGTGAGGGGGAAAGAGACGCAGCGAAAATGTATAACACTGCTTATTCTAAGGATCCAAGCTTCTATGAAATGTATCGAACATTACAATTGTATAAACAGACGATAGATGAAGAGACTGTTATTATTATTCCATTTAATTCTCCTTATGCTTCCTTGCTAAAAGGAGTCCAGTAA